GGCCGCTGGTGAATACCGACGCGCTGGAGTTCGCGCTGCTCAAGGACGAACGCCGGGTACTGGAAATGCAGACCAAGCTGTACTGCTGGGCGACCGATGATCGTGGTCGTCGGTTTGATGACCTGTTCAATCTCGTTGCCGATCCTGCGTTCTTGCTAGTTGCGTGGGGTCGGGTGCGGGGCAACAGGGGCGCTCGTTCGGCCGGGGTGGACGGGCAGACAGCCCGCTCCGTGGAGGACGGGCAAGGCGTCGGGGTATTTCTCGACGAGGTGCGGTCCGATATGAAGGGCCGTGCCTTTCGTCCGCTTCCTGTGCGGGAAAGGATGATCCCCAAGCCGGGGACGGCCAAGCGTCGTCGGCTGGGCATTCCGACCGTGCGGGACCGGGTGGTCCAGGCGTCCCTGAAGTTGGTGTTGGAGCCGATCTTCGAGGCGGACTTCCTCCCGTGCTCCTACGGGTTCCGTCCGAAGCGCCGGGCTCATGACGCGCTCGCCGAAGCGCACCACTTCGCCAAGAACTCGTATGAGTGGATGGTGGAGGGTGACATTGAGGCGTGTTTCGACTCGATCGACCACACGGCCCTGATGGACCGTGTGCGTCAGCGGGTCGGAGACCGGCGCGGCCTTGACCTGGTGAAAGCGTTCCTGAAAGCGGGCATCCTCACCGAAGGTGGCCTGCCCAGGGAGACCGACAGCGGAACTCCGTAGGGAGGGATTCTGTCACCGCTGCCGTCGAACATCGCTCTGTCCGTCCCTGACGAGTTCATCGCGGCCGGACCGGGCGGGCCGCGGTCCACTCAGGCGGAGCGGGCCGGGCGACGGCGTCGGAAGCTGCCCAACTACCGGTTGTTCCGGTATGCGGATCTATGCCGAGTTCGGCATAGGTCCGCTTATGCCGTGTGCCGGGTTATGCCGACTGCGGCGGCGACAGCATGACGGATCTGGGGTCTGGTTTCGAAAGCTTCAGCATAACCGGCGGCCTTCGTACGAGGGGGCCCATATCCCTGTCTGTACGGGCGAGTTGCCTGCAGACAGGAGAGGATCATGGATGTGATCGGAGGGCGGCGCCGTGGGCCGGTGCCGCTGGTTATGACGGGGCCGTTGGCCGCGTACGAGTCGCTGGTGTGTACGGAGTTGTCGTCCCGGGGGTATGCGGAGTCGTCGGTGAGGGACGCGGTGCACATGATGCGGCGCCTGA
This portion of the Streptomyces sp. NBC_01750 genome encodes:
- a CDS encoding reverse transcriptase domain-containing protein — its product is MNTDALEFALLKDERRVLEMQTKLYCWATDDRGRRFDDLFNLVADPAFLLVAWGRVRGNRGARSAGVDGQTARSVEDGQGVGVFLDEVRSDMKGRAFRPLPVRERMIPKPGTAKRRRLGIPTVRDRVVQASLKLVLEPIFEADFLPCSYGFRPKRRAHDALAEAHHFAKNSYEWMVEGDIEACFDSIDHTALMDRVRQRVGDRRGLDLVKAFLKAGILTEGGLPRETDSGTP